In the Bombus pyrosoma isolate SC7728 linkage group LG15, ASM1482585v1, whole genome shotgun sequence genome, one interval contains:
- the LOC122575577 gene encoding cadherin-89D isoform X2: MTRSGEKLPSISSVLRWFTLATFLVVVDRLDLATGCQFYPIGEYLKFVRVPENLAKGTEILSLEAHPRNHISIMPVDKDEDARFFTHRETNRTHVSLVLAQSLEDLVDAEMPRNLLKFRVVCDYSDGGDSLVTSHLSVTVYVEDINDHAPQFVDAPYHVTVDELTPVGVTIFRGIHAVDGDKPNTPNSDVHYAIVKGNEQGKFSLESGHRTALILRKPVDYDNGDREFTLVIAATDRGVPARSTNTTVKITILDNDDLDPKFTRDVYKAKIYEFYPMPEYPIFKQINFSTPIQATDCDRNINMSVRYDIISGNERGFFHLDPKNATLFLKRPIDLDAERNLPSNTFILQIHASQVDNPLKTADARVEVEVLDLNDNLPEFEVDLYNISIVENLPNGFSVLQVIARDKDQDENGQFDYELRDPSGAFSVDAKSGWLTVKDQSVLDREKRDHLRMKVVAIERKPSVVLRNGSRKMDSSVDVEVTLLDANDNNPIFVPGNLYELVAKTDYKVGTVLGQVYAVDDDLGPNGMVRYRLQKPGNSTTRTPPFMVDEITGMITVAESPILEGRHAIFVEAADQPANPSERRFSLAVVTVDVFRSNGPESLEPDFVGAPYEFWVGANVAVGTSVGQIRLNDAVKTNDLIYDLLHSYEEGVPFAVEERSGTITVVEEIERFDRLTYDFEAIVTDERDLMLITNVSIHVVDPNDERGIFTKGTTTAPLVFHAKENVAGAYIGQVLPQNGTGAATAGTRFFIVNQQDVPDISITEDGALYAPKGLDRETRQNYSITVIAESPRGVGVFQVSVIVLDENDHAPEFTMPLYEGRILENSPAGTKVNLSIPIAATDKDEGVNRNFVFSLHGEGSELFRIHPTTGLVYFEGIDDRTLDREVKANYSFTIVAKDSGGLTSEARLKIIVTDMNDNPPSFIRMIVLPDQGVRVSSEPDTEASFEGNDVLDTSEPGAGSQPPNSRRSPLLLVPENATIGAPIIRLLAEDKDEGTNAAITYSLGNETTSGDDVKSRRFDTTNRRYFHLDPRSAEISVARGLPAEKNIRLFVLAKDSGRLSDNITVRIHVVDVNDHAPIFDKSWYTFNVPEGSYAGYNLGAVRAIDADFGVNANVSYEAVSGSENLEDPANVSRIFNVAPYEGIIRVTGILDRETAATHRLVVMARDNGSPRLSSTVEVEVNVLDVNDNPPMFYNYHEIEKSENGDLVPVYHASIFENSPIGSQVIKVYANDSDFAGNGNGLILFDLSHQGQPEKQYFAIDSKEGVITTIANLDYETRKSHRLLVTASDLGSPVSLTSTAVVIVTVLNVDDDEEDAKNEVQKTPSFRHRYYEVEVEENVPVPILVAQLDLADGQQSEHIRYSIVADDTKAREHFTIDPKNGSLYLMTDVDREVNDRYEAKVRVDRVKIGRGMPVMIYPVVGERLNGLAPNEARVVVRVKDVNDNAPRFKSKGRPILAAIPTTAHYGYEVVKVEAEDPDEGANAEIRYQILGREDAPRFAIDPLSGQVRSVASFGRDTGRVFGFDVKATDRRGAENGRSSIANVFVYVLDDQKQVVMVVGRRPIDIEPQLENITAILQNVTGLDVRVRKLEPHIERNLIDATSTDVYLYAIDPHLNVMIDMDTLHDVFNTKKTEIKRELDEYDVLDIAGSSPRRGNHRYLLSTLEVGAVVLGCVVFVGALVTALCVTCVRRNKRRREKAMFSTTSPIGFALADPAATLQKPPLFPTFVDGLHYDPEPFCTDMPRRQSICEHGANCARFHAEREQHTARRGIEQSRDRKGIPICFAMSMLERQGGGCRMGGCSKHAGRTTGTPKGLEASATSLHSSGQDSGIVARASCHCSHSSSPSSGESSNGYEDSLKSLQRRERGNDMSRSNHEISNVIGRRGNQATSKRRQRFNSFSNGESVYSQEMTLQREQRCCVGTEKRRKNDGMTREHRRAHSEAENNITETVIHEHPGTEISLSSSLQNTSTLHGGLSRSTHMLY; the protein is encoded by the exons ATGACGCGATCAGGGGAAAAGCTTCCTTCGATTTCGTCGGTACTCCGTTGGTTTACCTTGGCGACGTTCCTGGTGGTCGTCGACCGTCTTGATCTTGCGACAG GGTGCCAGTTTTACCCAATAGGAGAGTATCTGAAGTTTGTTAGAGTACCGGAAAATCTGGCTAAAGGCACGGAAATTCTATCGCTAGAAGCTCATCCGAGAAATCATATTTCAATAATGCCAGTCGATAAA GACGAAGACGCTCGTTTCTTCACGCACAGGGAGACCAATAGGACGCACGTCTCTCTAGTGCTGGCCCAGTCTTTGGAAGACCTGGTGGACGCGGAGATGCCTAGAAATCTGCTCAAGTTCCGCGTCGTCTGCGATTACTCCGATGGCGGCGATTCCTTG GTGACGTCGCACCTGTCAGTGACGGTTTACGTGGAAGACATAAACGATCATGCTCCACAATTTGTCGATGCGCCTTATCACGTAACTGTGGACGAGCTTACTCCAGTTG GCGTGACGATATTTCGTGGGATTCACGCAGTCGACGGGGACAAGCCGAACACGCCGAATAGCGACGTGCACTACGCGATAGTGAAAGGCAACGAGCAGGGCAAATTTTCACTCGAATCCGGTCACAGAACCGCTCTCATACTCCGTAAACCGGTAGACTACGACAACGGTGACCGCGAGTTCACGTTGGTTATCGCGGCTACG GATCGAGGAGTGCCAGCTAGGAGTACCAACACGACCGTCAAAATCACGATATTGGACAACGATGATTTGGATCCTAAGTTCACCAGGGACGTGTATAAAGCAAAGATTTACGAGTTCTATCCGATGCCG GAATACCCGATCTTCAAACAGATCAACTTCTCCACACCGATCCAAGCTACCGACTGCGACAGGAACATAAACATGTCCGTGCGGTATGACATAATATCTGGCAACGAACGCGGTTTCTTTCACTTGGACCCAAAGAACGCTACCCTGTTCCTCAAACGTCCGATCGATCTGGACGCCGAGCGGAACCTACCATCCAATACTTTCATTCTACAAATTCATGCTTCCCAAGTGGACAACCCCCTGAAGACAGCGGATGCTCGCGTCGAGGTGGAAGTTCTAGACCTAAACGACAATCTTCCCGAATTCGAGGTGGACCTGTATAATATCAGCATCGTAGAGAATCTGCCGAATGGCTTCAGTGTGTTGCAAGTGATTGCACGTGACAAGGACCAAGACGAGAATGGACAGTTCGATTACGAACTTCGAGATCCTTCCGGTGCCTTCTCAGTCGACGCTAAATCCGGTTGGTTAACGGTGAAGGACCAGTCGGTTCTCGATCGAGAGAAGCGCGATCATCTGCGAATGAAGGTCGTGGCGATCGAGAGAAAACCTAGTGTCGTTTTACGCAACGGGTCGCGGAAAATGGATTCTTCCGTGGACGTCGAGGTGACATTGCTCGACGCCAATGACAACAATCCGATCTTCGTGCCTGGCAATCTCTACGAGTTGGTTGCTAAAACGGACTACAAAGTGGGCACGGTGCTTGGCCAGGTGTACGCGGTCGATGACGACCTGGGTCCCAATGGCATGGTAAGATACAGGTTGCAGAAACCGGGGAACTCGACGACTCGCACGCCACCGTTTATGGTGGATGAAATCACCGGTATGATTACGGTCGCCGAGAGTCCGATCCTCGAGGGAAGGCACGCGATCTTCGTCGAGGCGGCGGATCAACCGGCGAATCCGAGCGAGAGGAGATTCTCCCTAGCTGTGGTTACTGTGGATGTTTTCAGATCGAATG GACCGGAATCGCTCGAGCCGGACTTCGTGGGGGCTCCTTATGAATTTTGGGTCGGTGCCAATGTGGCAGTCGGTACTAGCGTCGGTCAGATACGTTTGAACGACGCCGTAAAGACCAACGACCTGATCTACGATCTTTTACACAGCTACGAGGAGGGTG TCCCGTTTGCCGTGGAGGAGCGTTCGGGAACGATCACCGTGGTCGAGGagatcgaacgattcgataGATTGACCTACGACTTCGAAGCGATCGTCACAGACGAAAGAGATCTCATGTTGATTACTAACGTGTCCATCCACGTGGTAGACCCTAACGACGAGCGAGGCATCTTTACGAA GGGAACGACCACCGCTCCTTTGGTGTTCCACGCGAAGGAGAACGTAGCTGGTGCGTACATCGGGCAAGTGCTTCCCCAGAATGGGACCGGCGCGGCCACTGCTGGCACTCGGTTCTTTATCGTCAATCAGCAGGATGTACCCGACATCTCGATCACGGAGGATGGCGCCCTGTACGCGCCCAAGGGTCTCGATCGCGAGACGAGGCAGAATTACAGCATCACCGTGATTGCAGAGAGTCCACGCGGCGTCGGTGTCTTCCAA GTCAGCGTGATCGTTCTCGACGAGAACGATCATGCGCCAGAATTCACAATGCCACTGTACGAGGGTCGAATTCTGGAGAACAGTCCAGCCGGAACAAAAGTGAACTTATCGATACCTATCGCTGCTACTGACAAAGACGAAGGCGTCAATCGGAACTTTGTCTTTAGCCTTCACGGCGAGGGAAGCGAACTGTTTAGAATCCATCCAACTACGGGTTTAGTGTACTTCGAAGGAATCGATGACCGCACGCTAGACAGGGAAGTGAAAGCAAACTATAGTTTCACGATCGTTGCTAAAGACAGTG GCGGTTTAACATCCGAAGCGCGGCTGAAGATAATAGTAACCGACATGAACGACAATCCTCCGAGTTTTATCCGAATGATCGTGCTCCCCGATCAAGGTGTTCGCGTGTCGAGCGAACCCGATACCGAGGCATCGTTCGAGGGGAACGACGTGCTTGATACGAGCGAGCCTGGTGCCGGAAGTCAGCCACCGAACAGCCGTCGTTCGCCTCTTCTTCTCGTGCCAGAGAATGCGACCATCGGCGCGCCGATAATACGCCTGCTCGCGGAGGACAAGGACGAGGGAACAAACGCCGCGATAACGTACAGCCTGGGGAACGAGACGACTTCCGGAGACGATGTAAAGTCACGACGATTCGACACCACCAACCGTAGATACTTTCATTTGGATCCAAGGTCGGCTGAAATATCAGTAGCCAGAGGACTTCCAGCTGAGAAGAACATTCGTTTGTTCGTCCTAGCGAAAGATTCTGGACGACTATCTGACAATATCACCGTAAGGATCCACGTGGTAGACGTGAACGATCACGCGCCGATCTTTGACAAGTCTTGGTACACTTTTAACGTGCCTGAAGGAAGTTACGCTGGCTATAATTTAGGCGCTGTTCGAGCCATTGATGCAGACTTTGGAGTCAATGCAAACGTCAGTTACGAAGCTGTCTCCGGTAGTGAGAACTTGGAGGATCCTGCGAACGTGTCTAGGATCTTTAACGTTGCTCCTTACGAAGGAATAATTAGAGTCACTGGAATTTTGGACAGGGAGACTGCGGCTACTCATCGTCTTGTGGTCATGGCTCGTGATAATGGCTCTCCAAGATTAAGTTCTACCGTGGAGGTAGAAGTGAATGTGTTGGATGTCAATGACAATCCACCTATGTTCTATAATTATCACGAAATCGAGAAGAGTGAGAATGGAGATCTCGTACCGGTCTACCACGCATCGATCTTTGAAAACAGCCCTATTGGTAGTCAAGTGATCAAGGTATACGCTAATGATTCGGATTTTGCTGGAAATGGAAATGGGTTGATCCTCTTCGACTTGAGTCATCAAGGACAGCCTGAGAAGCAGTATTTTGCTATCGATAGTAAAGAAGGTGTCATCACGACGATTGCTAATCTGGATTACGAGACTCGGAAGAGTCATAGATTACTGGTCACTGCTAGCGACTTAGGCTCTCCGGTCAGTCTGACATCCACGGCAGTCGTGATCGTTACCGTATTGAATGTggacgacgacgaggaagaTGCGAAGAACGAGGTGCAGAAAACACCCTCTTTTAGACATCGGTATTACGAAGTAGAAGTCGAGGAGAATGTTCCGGTGCCGATTTTGGTCGCACAATTGGATCTAGCCGATGGTCAGCAAAGCGAACACATAAG ATACAGCATCGTCGCAGACGACACGAAGGCGCGAGAACACTTCACGATTGACCCAAAGAACGGCTCGTTGTACCTGATGACAGACGTGGACAGAGAGGTGAACGATCGATACGAGGCGAAGGTCAGGGTTGACAGGGTGAAGATAGGTCGCGGGATGCCCGTGATGATTTACCCGGTTGTTGGCGAAAGACTGAATGGTCTAGCACCTAACGAGGCCAGGGTCGTTGTCAGGGTGAAGGATGTTAACGACAATGCGCCCAGATTCAAATCAAAGGGTCGACCCATCCTCGCCGCGATACCTACCACTGCCCATTATGGGTATGAGGTTGTCAAAGTGGAG GCAGAAGACCCGGACGAAGGAGCAAACGCCGAGATCCGGTATCAAATTCTCGGACGGGAGGACGCGCCACGATTTGCCATTGACCCACTGAGCGGTCAAGTACGATCCGTGGCGAGCTTTGGCCGTGACACTGGACGCGTTTTCGGCTTCGACGTGAAGGCCACCGACAGAAGGGGCGCCGAAAATGGTCGCAGCAGTATCGCTAATGTCTTT GTGTACGTGTTGGATGATCAGAAACAAGTCGTGATGGTTGTTGGTAGAAGACCCATTGATATCGAGCCGCAATTGGAGAACATCACCGC AATACTACAAAATGTGACTGGTTTGGACGTTCGAGTGAGGAAGCTAGAGCCACACATCGAAAGAAATCTGATCGATGCTACATC caCCGATGTTTACCTTTATGCGATCGATCCTCATTTAAATGTCATGATAGATATGGATACACTGCACGA CGTGTTCAACACAAAGAAAACGGAGATCAAGCGCGAGTTGGACGAGTACGACGTCCTGGACATTGCCGGAAGTTCTCCGCGTCGGGGTAATCACCGTTACCTACTATCTACCCTGGAGGTGGGTGCGGTAGTGCTTGGCTGTGTCGTCTTTGTCGGTGCCCTTGTTACTGCACTCTGCGTTACATGCGTCCGAAGAAATAAACG ACGTCGGGAGAAAGCGATGTTCTCGACCACCAGTCCGATTGGATTCGCTTTGGCAGATCCGGCTGCCACGCTACAGAAGCCGCCTTTGTTCCCGACCTTCGTCGATGGCCTTCATTACGACCCTGAACCGTTCTGCACCGACATGCCGAGGCGACAGAGCATCTGTGAGCACGGAGCCAATTGTGCCCGCTTCCACGC TGAACGCGAACAACACACGGCTCGCCGTGGAATCGAACAAAGCCGCGACAGAAAG GGAATTCCCATATGTTTCGCGATGTCGATGCTAGAGAGGCAAGGGGGTGGTTGCAGGATGGGCGGTTGTAGTAAGCACGCCGGAAGGACGACAGGGACCCCGAAAGGACTCGAGGCATCCGCGACGTCCTTGCATTCCAGCGGTCAGGATTCTGGGATCGTGGCGCGCGCCTCCTGCCACTGCAGTCACTCGTCGAGCCCCTCCAGCGGCGAGAGCAGCAA CGGGTACGAGGACTCTCTGAAATCGCTGCAGCGTCGCGAAAGGGGCAACGACATGTCCCGTAGTAATCACGAAATCTCGAACGTGATTGGAAGACGTGGGAATCAAGCCACGTCGAAGAGACGGCAACGGTTCAACTCGTTCTCGAACGGGGAATCCGTTTACTCGCAGGAGATGACGTTGCAGAGGGAGCAGCGTTGCTGCGTCGGAACGGAGAAGAGGCGAAAGAACGACGGGATGACTCGCGAACATCGGCGTGCACATTCCGAGGCGGAAAACAATATCACCGAGACGGTGATACACGAACATCCTGGAACCGAGATCTCGCTGTCGAGTTCTTTGCAAAATACGTCCACCCTTCACGGTG GCCTGTCAAGATCTACCCACATGTTGTATTAA